In one window of Lewinella sp. 4G2 DNA:
- the gatB gene encoding Asp-tRNA(Asn)/Glu-tRNA(Gln) amidotransferase subunit GatB, with the protein MAKTTYETTIGLEAHVQLATESKAFCADRNLFGQEPNRNISEVSLGYPGTLPVLNEQQVRYAVKLGMALGCQINQHSTFDRKNYFYADLPKGYQITQDENPICWGGALPLRLAPAAAPRSVQLHHIHMEEDAGKSIHATGEPFTKVDLNRAGTPLVEIVTEPDLQSAEEVDAFMTGMRRLVRWLDISDGNMQEGSLRCDVNISVRPEGQEAFGTRCEIKNMNSMKFARGAVEYEVERQIGLLEKGEKVIQQTRQYDPATGTTSALRSKENAHDYRYFPDPDLPPVVLDDNYLRDVRAEIGTLPWEAYGHLQEVFRLPASDASLLSEDRVEYETFLTYAAESGDVPGLAKIWLNRLNPWAAEHRISTAELPLGPEAMANFQELILAGDVAAAAATGKLLPSLLEAPGDAFQRAEELGLIQNSDVDFLTGIVDAVIAANPGKVTAYQKGKKGLIGFFMGEVMKRSKGAAEPKETKALLEAKLA; encoded by the coding sequence ATGGCAAAGACCACCTACGAAACTACAATTGGCTTGGAGGCCCACGTCCAACTCGCTACGGAATCCAAAGCGTTTTGCGCCGACCGCAACCTCTTCGGCCAGGAGCCCAACCGCAACATCAGCGAAGTAAGTTTGGGGTATCCGGGGACGCTGCCCGTCCTCAACGAGCAACAGGTTCGCTACGCCGTCAAATTGGGGATGGCCCTCGGCTGCCAGATCAACCAGCACAGCACCTTCGACCGGAAGAACTACTTCTACGCCGACCTCCCGAAGGGATACCAGATCACCCAGGACGAAAACCCTATTTGTTGGGGTGGTGCCCTACCCCTTCGCTTGGCACCCGCGGCAGCGCCCAGATCCGTACAGCTCCACCACATCCACATGGAAGAGGACGCCGGGAAGTCTATCCACGCCACCGGGGAACCCTTCACGAAGGTGGACCTGAACCGGGCCGGCACCCCGCTCGTAGAGATCGTCACCGAGCCCGACCTACAGTCCGCCGAAGAAGTGGATGCTTTCATGACGGGGATGCGCCGCCTCGTCCGTTGGCTGGATATCAGCGACGGTAATATGCAAGAGGGCTCCCTTCGTTGTGACGTCAACATCAGCGTCCGGCCGGAGGGGCAGGAAGCCTTTGGTACCCGTTGCGAGATCAAAAACATGAACTCGATGAAGTTCGCCCGCGGCGCGGTGGAATACGAAGTGGAACGACAGATCGGCCTCCTGGAGAAGGGTGAAAAGGTCATCCAGCAAACCCGGCAGTATGACCCGGCAACGGGCACCACCTCCGCCCTCCGCAGCAAAGAAAACGCCCACGATTACCGTTACTTCCCCGACCCAGACCTCCCCCCGGTCGTGTTGGACGATAACTACCTGCGGGACGTCCGCGCCGAGATCGGCACCCTCCCCTGGGAAGCCTACGGGCATCTCCAAGAGGTTTTCCGCCTGCCCGCCTCGGATGCATCATTGTTGAGCGAGGACCGGGTGGAGTACGAGACCTTTCTTACCTACGCCGCCGAGAGCGGTGACGTACCCGGCCTGGCAAAAATTTGGCTCAACCGCCTTAACCCCTGGGCCGCCGAACACCGGATCAGTACCGCTGAACTACCGCTCGGCCCCGAAGCGATGGCAAACTTCCAGGAACTCATCCTGGCTGGTGACGTCGCCGCCGCGGCCGCCACGGGCAAACTCCTCCCCTCCCTGTTGGAAGCCCCCGGAGACGCCTTTCAGCGTGCCGAAGAGCTGGGCCTGATCCAAAACTCCGACGTCGATTTCCTGACCGGCATCGTCGACGCAGTCATCGCCGCCAACCCGGGGAAGGTGACCGCCTACCAAAAAGGTAAAAAGGGTTTGATCGGCTTCTTCATGGGCGAGGTGATGAAGCGCAGCAAAGGAGCCGCGGAGCCGAAGGAAACGAAGGCGTTGCTGGAAGCTAAGCTGGCTTAG
- a CDS encoding DsbA family protein, which produces MLLLLFCTLTITTMKAQQLTAPEGAYCDPETGLCHPSPMPAPAAAPDFAEDVEIIYVGDPMCSWCWGISPALNRLERAAEMNGIPYRIVLGGLRPGGGDPWDDEMKKFIGHHWDQVTERSGQPFGRALFERDTFNYDTEPSCRAVVAARTMNPEVESRFFELTQHHFYVLNEDPKDAAFYAPICEELGLDYQEFVRQFNSPEVKAATEQDFRLNRSWGVTGYPTVILRKGNELTALARGFNTFENMWSGVSETLEARR; this is translated from the coding sequence ATGCTCTTACTCCTTTTTTGCACCCTTACCATTACTACCATGAAAGCCCAACAACTCACCGCCCCCGAAGGCGCTTACTGCGACCCCGAAACTGGCCTTTGCCACCCCTCCCCGATGCCGGCACCCGCGGCAGCACCCGACTTTGCCGAAGACGTGGAGATCATCTACGTCGGCGACCCGATGTGTTCCTGGTGCTGGGGCATCAGCCCGGCCCTGAACCGGCTGGAACGCGCCGCCGAAATGAACGGCATCCCCTACCGGATCGTCCTCGGTGGCCTCCGCCCCGGCGGTGGTGACCCGTGGGACGACGAGATGAAAAAATTCATCGGCCACCACTGGGACCAAGTGACGGAACGCAGCGGGCAACCCTTTGGCCGTGCCCTCTTCGAGCGGGATACCTTTAACTACGATACGGAACCCAGCTGCCGCGCCGTCGTCGCCGCTAGAACGATGAACCCGGAGGTGGAGAGCCGCTTCTTTGAACTGACGCAGCACCACTTTTACGTCCTCAACGAAGACCCGAAGGACGCCGCTTTCTACGCACCCATCTGCGAAGAATTAGGGTTGGACTATCAGGAATTCGTCCGCCAGTTCAACAGCCCGGAAGTAAAGGCCGCCACCGAGCAGGACTTCCGCCTCAACCGTAGCTGGGGCGTGACGGGTTACCCGACGGTCATCCTGCGTAAGGGCAACGAACTGACGGCCCTGGCGCGGGGGTTCAATACTTTTGAGAATATGTGGAGCGGGGTCTCCGAGACGTTAGAAGCTAGACGTTAG